Proteins co-encoded in one Ktedonobacterales bacterium genomic window:
- a CDS encoding DUF951 domain-containing protein, protein MMKFVPFALHDRIRLRKPHPCGSYDWLVVRLGADIGLKCEGCGRRVLLPRSEVERRLKQILSHAAETSASADNEGQE, encoded by the coding sequence ATGATGAAGTTTGTCCCGTTCGCGTTGCATGATCGCATCCGGCTGCGCAAGCCACATCCCTGTGGCAGCTATGATTGGCTGGTGGTGCGGCTGGGCGCTGATATTGGCCTCAAATGCGAGGGCTGTGGCCGTCGGGTTCTGTTGCCCAGGAGTGAGGTTGAGCGCCGCTTGAAGCAGATTCTCAGCCATGCTGCGGAAACGAGCGCGTCCGCTGACAATGAGGGCCAGGAGTAA
- the nadD gene encoding nicotinate-nucleotide adenylyltransferase produces the protein MAQSSERPRSIQRQFGVLGGTFDPIHVGHLIVAQEAVSALHLDRLYFLPAGDPPHKRDHLITPAQHRLRMVELAIAGNPAFAISLVDLERPGPSFTVDTLRLLHEQWGPETAIAFVIGFDMLDDLLTWHDPAGVVRQADTLVAVHRPGYQLDPDYLARLEEAVPGIKQRLMPLEAPQIAISSSDLRRRAASGCPIRYQVPDAVEAYILAHGLYRQPLAAWQEVRQSAPHRSPGL, from the coding sequence ATGGCGCAATCTTCGGAACGCCCGCGCTCGATACAACGGCAGTTTGGCGTGTTGGGCGGGACGTTTGATCCGATTCATGTCGGGCATCTCATTGTGGCCCAGGAAGCTGTCTCGGCGCTGCATCTTGATAGGCTTTACTTCCTTCCCGCGGGCGATCCTCCTCATAAGCGTGACCATCTGATTACCCCTGCCCAGCACCGGCTGCGCATGGTGGAGCTAGCCATTGCGGGCAACCCCGCCTTTGCTATTTCCCTGGTGGACCTGGAACGCCCTGGCCCATCTTTCACGGTGGATACGCTCAGGCTGCTGCACGAACAATGGGGGCCAGAGACAGCTATCGCTTTTGTGATTGGCTTTGATATGCTGGATGATCTGCTCACCTGGCACGATCCGGCGGGTGTGGTCCGGCAGGCGGATACATTAGTGGCCGTTCACCGGCCCGGCTATCAACTGGACCCGGACTACCTGGCGCGGCTAGAGGAAGCTGTACCGGGCATCAAGCAGCGATTGATGCCGCTGGAAGCCCCGCAGATTGCTATCAGTTCAAGCGATCTGCGCAGACGGGCAGCGAGTGGCTGCCCCATTCGCTATCAAGTACCGGATGCCGTAGAAGCCTATATCCTGGCGCATGGCCTCTACCGCCAGCCACTCGCGGCATGGCAAGAGGTACGCCAGTCAGCGCCTCATCGTTCGCCCGGCTTGTGA
- the gluQRS gene encoding tRNA glutamyl-Q(34) synthetase GluQRS — MNKPPIRGRYAPSPTGDLHLGNVRTALLAWLFARKAGGAFVLRVEDLDRPRVRPGAVARIVEDLRWLGLDWDEGPDRGGSFGPYLQSERQAIYNDYLARLRAADLVYPCYCSRAEVARAASAPQDAGDEGPRYPGTCRNLSAAERQAREVAGRRPCLRFRAPDRLIQFTDLVVGLVTQNVAQVVGDFILSRSDGIPAYQFAVVVDDGLMQITQVLRGADLLSSTARQITLFEALGFAAPVFGHVPLVVDAQGARLAKREQAAGVGALRAAGLSPERVLGALAASCGLCPAGESLSAHELLAFFKPDRLSGVAAGPVVVF, encoded by the coding sequence ATGAACAAGCCGCCCATTCGGGGGCGTTATGCTCCCAGCCCAACCGGCGACCTGCACCTGGGGAACGTTCGCACAGCATTACTCGCCTGGCTCTTTGCGCGCAAGGCGGGCGGCGCGTTTGTGCTGCGCGTGGAAGACCTGGATCGGCCTCGCGTGCGCCCAGGAGCTGTGGCGCGGATAGTGGAAGATTTGCGCTGGCTGGGCCTGGATTGGGATGAGGGGCCAGATCGGGGTGGGTCCTTTGGCCCCTACCTGCAAAGCGAGCGCCAGGCTATCTACAATGATTATCTAGCGCGTTTGCGCGCGGCTGATCTGGTCTATCCCTGCTATTGCAGCCGCGCCGAGGTGGCGCGAGCAGCGAGCGCACCCCAGGACGCAGGTGATGAGGGGCCGCGTTATCCAGGCACGTGTCGGAACCTGAGCGCGGCGGAGCGGCAAGCGCGAGAGGTGGCGGGCAGACGGCCCTGCCTGCGCTTCCGGGCGCCAGACCGGCTGATCCAGTTTACCGATCTGGTCGTTGGCCTGGTGACGCAAAATGTGGCCCAGGTCGTCGGGGATTTCATCCTCTCGCGCAGCGATGGCATCCCGGCCTATCAGTTTGCGGTTGTCGTGGATGATGGATTGATGCAGATAACGCAGGTGTTGCGTGGCGCAGACCTGCTTAGCTCAACGGCCCGGCAAATCACGCTCTTTGAGGCGCTGGGCTTTGCGGCTCCGGTGTTTGGGCATGTGCCGCTGGTCGTTGATGCGCAGGGCGCGCGCCTGGCGAAGCGCGAGCAGGCTGCTGGTGTCGGGGCGCTGCGCGCGGCTGGCCTTTCACCAGAGCGCGTGCTGGGCGCGCTGGCGGCAAGCTGTGGGCTTTGCCCAGCAGGTGAATCACTCAGCGCCCACGAACTCTTAGCCTTCTTTAAGCCTGATCGGCTCTCAGGGGTAGCCGCCGGGCCAGTTGTAGTGTTTTGA
- a CDS encoding Maf family protein, whose protein sequence is MSEQEHPMASGQMPSLLLASGSPRRREIFGRLGFPFRIAPADLDEDAFAEAFRGSFPDLVEALAVEKARAVAASKLDFDGVILAADTTVILDGEMLSKPSDSADAERMLRRLRGRAHQVATGVALCDCRNGILTSGQRCTAVWMRGYSDAEIAAYVATGDPLDKAGGYAVQHELFHPVERVEGCYLTVVGLPLCLVTRLLLERGIAVAPLLSAGGSQGCSWSASCVPPLPSGARTPEG, encoded by the coding sequence TTGAGCGAGCAAGAACACCCAATGGCTTCTGGGCAGATGCCTTCGCTGCTGCTGGCGTCGGGTTCGCCCAGGCGGCGCGAAATCTTTGGCAGGCTGGGGTTTCCGTTCAGGATTGCGCCCGCTGATCTGGACGAAGATGCCTTTGCCGAGGCGTTTCGAGGCAGCTTTCCCGATCTGGTCGAGGCGTTGGCGGTAGAGAAGGCGCGGGCCGTGGCGGCCAGCAAACTAGATTTTGACGGCGTGATTCTGGCCGCCGATACCACCGTGATTCTGGATGGCGAGATGCTTTCCAAGCCGTCTGATAGCGCGGATGCGGAGCGGATGCTGCGGCGGCTGCGCGGGCGGGCACATCAGGTGGCGACAGGTGTTGCTTTATGTGACTGCCGGAATGGTATCTTAACGTCAGGGCAGCGTTGTACAGCCGTCTGGATGCGCGGCTACAGCGACGCGGAGATCGCGGCCTATGTGGCGACGGGCGATCCGCTGGATAAAGCCGGGGGCTATGCCGTTCAGCATGAACTTTTTCATCCTGTCGAGCGGGTTGAAGGATGCTATCTGACGGTGGTGGGTTTGCCGCTGTGTCTGGTGACGCGCTTATTGCTTGAACGTGGCATAGCGGTTGCTCCGCTTCTTTCCGCTGGCGGCTCCCAGGGCTGTTCGTGGTCGGCAAGTTGTGTGCCGCCGCTGCCATCGGGGGCGCGGACGCCCGAAGGCTGA